Within the Miscanthus floridulus cultivar M001 chromosome 2, ASM1932011v1, whole genome shotgun sequence genome, the region GAGagcagctgcggcggcggccgTCCGCCCGTCCGTCGCCGTCAACACCGAGCGACGCTGCAATCACGGAACAGCGATGAGAGCGCCGACATGGACGTTTCGAAGGCGGAAGCCGGAAGGTCTGACAACGGGAGAAGAATCGTGCATTGTTTCGGCTTTCTGTGGGCTACGGCGAGCCACCGAACGTGAGTACGTGACTTTCGGCCTTCTCTCTTGGGCTGTGTTGGGCTGCTATAGCGTTATTGTTGCTGGGCCGCCGGGGTCATCGTATTTTTTTACCGGGGTCATAGCTGGTGAAAAAAATACACGTATAATGGATTTGTAGAAAACCATCGGGGTCACGCGACCCCGGCGACTCCACGTAGATTCGCCCCTGGTTGGTGATCGGAAACATCCCTCCCTCACTGGATTAGAAGGTCGTCAGCTTGGATTACTTTACTGTGTTTATCTTGACTCCTAATTGATGTGGCAACAGACATTTATTTATGTGCTATAAAAGATTCTCACCTCTCACGTgtattctttttttatataaaaattagaCATTATGCTATGATCTGTCAGATCTCTTCAGCACAGCATGTTTCCCATCAGGGAGTACAGTCACATGCTTTCCTACAAAACAATGAAGAAACTGAGGAACAATATAAACACCTAAAATGGATCGATTCTTTCTTTGAGGGTTACAGTCCTACTCTGATGTAACTTTTACTTGTTCTGGTGTCATATAAGGTTCTCCAACCGTTCTACTTCGATGTATAGCACCTGTTTTAGTGACTATTATGACTTAGGCATTACGCTGTTTTTTTAACCGAAATCAGCAGGGGAGGCCCCAACCTATTTTCCCCCCATTTTATAAGATTACTCTGTTTTTCACTGTTATATTGGGAAAACTTGGTGTCTCCTCAATTTGCAATCATTCATTTTCAGGAATTTTATGCAGTTAGTTTTCTCTGGGGATCCCTCTGGGAGACTCTTGAAATATAACCCACAGACAAAGGAAACGACAGTACTGCATCGCAACCTCCAATTTCCCAATGGTGTGTCCATGAGCAAGGATGGCTCATTCTTCGTTTTCTGTGAAGGATCGCGTGGCAGGTGTGTATTCTCTTTCTTACATGTGGTTCAAGCTTTCTTATTTCAGCTTTATCTCTATATTTGTGTTCTTCTGAGACAGGTTGAGCAGATACTGGTTGAAAGGTGAGAAGGCAGGCACTGTGGATCTATTCGCTATCTTGCCTGGATTCCCAGACAATGTGAGAACGAATGAGAAGGGCGAATTCTGGGTGGCGATCCACTGCCGCCGAAGCCTGTACGCCCGGCTCATGAGCCGCCATGTCAAGATGAGGAAGTTTTTCCTCAGCCTCCCGATCCCCGCCAAGTACCACTACCTGATGCAGATCGGTGGCAAGCTCCACGCGGTGATCATCAAGTACAGCCCCGAGGGCCAGGTGCTCGACATCCTGGAGGACACCAAGGGAGAGGTGGTGAGAGCCGTCAGCGAAGTGGAGGAGAAGGACGGGAAGCTCTGGATAGGGTCCGTCCTGATGCCGTTCATCGCTGTCTTTGACCTGGCGAAGGCGTCTTAGCCGCCTCAGTTTGATTGGAAACATTGTTGAATATGGAGTCGATGGTTACCGCTGCACGCTTCTCTGAGAGGATTAGTGATCCCAATAATTTGGTCCTGGAGCAACCTGGAGCTGTATAATGCTCCCAATAGATTGTGACTACGAACAGCTCGTGCTTCTGAATCTAGAATCCGTTCAGACTTTTATTTGGCAAACAAACAAGTTTTTACAGAGCGAGAATAATGTAATTCCACGTTGTAACGGTTCGCTGAAAATAGTTTGAGGAGGTTCTAGCCAGTGGTATTTACGATCAGtctgttcgcttattggtttcagctagtgcttatcagccagccaactgtatttttctctcataataaacagcatcagtcatgcttatcagtccagaaaccaaccagtgaacaGGTCGAATATATACTGGGCCGGTTTGGATACGGGTTAATAAttgctagctagctaaaaattagctaaaATTTGTTTCTTGTATTCATTTAAATAGGAGGGCTAATAGGTGGATTATATTTTTAGTCAAGTCTATAACTAGTTGTTAGTCAATTAGCTAGCCAATCATAGCTAATTCGACTAATATTTAACCCCAACTAATAAGTAGTCGTATGTATCAAACAGACATTATGGCCCCATTCGGCTTGCTAAATCTTGGCTGAAATTGGTTGAAAAACACTATtatggctgaaatgttgtgagagaaaaatattgttccggctaaaaaagaagccgaacaagccggatatggggtaagccgaatgaGGCCATCGAGATACAACAGTGTTAAAAGCAGTTGTACTTTTGCCGAATCTAAACAATTATGAGATTAATAAAAGGAACAGAAAAAGAAATCTACACAATAGTGTTACAATGTTTAGAGGAGCCCACTTCCTTAAGTGGATCTAGATTATACAAGATTAATAAAAGAAGAATATGTACAATTGAATTTTATGATAATCTATCAGCTTAGATTAAATCAAAGAATATGTTCTAATACAATTAATAAAAATTAATTTAGAATAATAAAAATAGAGTTGATTTTTTCTGAGTTCGAAAACAAAAATACCTAAGCAAAAATTTGAATACTAAGAGACTATAAAGAATTAATAGATTGATGTCCACGTGAATTCAAAACAAAAAGTACCAAAATAAATAGTCAATATACATTGTAGAAAATATATACTCCTTCCATACTGGCAATTCAAGTTGTTTGGACAAGGTTTGGGTCAAACAttaggaatataaatcatgaataacttttaagtcgttgagtttgaaaagatgaaaaccatatgaatagatttgtcttgaaaagtaccttcataaaaatatacatatatcacgttccaataaatatttttatagaaataagaagtcaaagttatgTTTTGTAGACCGTGTCGCTGCCCAAAACGACTTGAAGTACCGGTATGGAGTGAGTAAGTATCATTGAAAAATTAAAAAGTAATAATTTGGTTTCTATATGTTGGCGAAAATGCAAAAGTAAAATATAAATGTACTGCTATAAGGGTCTGTTTGATTAGCTAGGCTAGTTATTACCTGAAGCTAAAAATCAGTCTAAATTAACTAGTTGGAGGTTTGCTACGCATACATTTCCGTGCGATTAAATCGATTTTTCAAAGTGCGGAAAGATTGAGAGCTGAGATAGGGAGTTGTGGGAGagcagatttttttttaattctacTAATAAAATCTAGATGCTCCGGAAActcctggagatgctctaatcaaacaaataaaaaacaaattttGTTTTTAAATCAAAATTATAATGATTACAAAAGGATAGTTCCACAACTGTTAATTAGGCTCTATTAAGATTCATTAGCTATTTATAGTTAGTTAATAGTTGAACCTAGtattagctagctaattattAACTGTTATTAGGTGGTTTAGTTCAACTAGTGAAATATCCAACTAAAAACTATTTCACTAGTTGAACTAAACCAACTAATAACAGTTAATTATTAGCTAACAATAGTTAATTATTAGCTAAATCTGTGTAGATACAAAAGAAAATAGTTGTTAGTTAGGtattagctaacaattagctagacTATTAACTAAATATGTTTAGATCCAAATGAGCTAATTATGAAATAGTTGTTAGTTACATTGGGTATTAGCTAACAATAAACTACTTTCTTTGTCCCTAACTAACTGTCATTTTCACTCCCCgaaaaataactttgactaattttatacaaaaaatattaataactcttatggtacataattactatcattagatagatggttgaatctattttcataataaatttgttTGGACATACACATGTTGcatgtattttctacaaatctagttaGACTATCAGCTAAAATCTGTTTAGATCCAAATGAGCCAGCAGGGTAACAATTAGCTGTGCGATCAAACCGAGCATTATTCTACGAGAGAGGAGGGGATTGGTAGGATCTTCCGGATCGAATGAACGAGTCCGGCCGGCGATGGACGCCACGAGAAATATGCAAAGTCCAAACGGGGCGGTCCGCTACAGGCTACACGATGAAGATAATGACGGAGAGCTCGTACACATAACAAAAGGCACGCAGATGGCCGAAAAAGCACTGCATCATGAACAGTGATCTGTTTGTTCATTTGTTGTCGATCGGCCTCTCAATCAATAATACTAATAGATCGTTTGGACACAAGTTTGAAGTTTCAGCATTTGCTGCTCCCACAgggacaaaaaaaaaatatgaaaatctCAATCACTGATCCCTTTCGCTTCTCCATCCCAAGCGGCCTGCAGCTGCCGGCGTGGTCCATACTCAAGACAAGCCGAACAGCTGAACCATGGCTAGCAGTAGTGCAATACAATAATTCAATCCACACGGGCCAGTTTCGCACGTGTCGATCCAGAACAAGTGCACGGTCACTTTGTACGATGCCGAAGGCTTCTGCTCCTGTCGCCATGCATGCTGCACTGATTGGCAGTCTGGCACAACATCACCAAGAACGGCGGGAACTCCAAGAACTCATGCGCTGATTACGCAAGAACACTGCAAGAATGAGGAAGAACACGCTGCTATTGGTAGCGCATGGAGGAGGAGCTGGACCTGGAGGAGACACTGCGCCAGAAGCCGGCGCCGTAGAAGTGGGAGCTCATGATCTCGCGCTCCAGCTCCGACGCCGCTGCCGCCGACTCTGCCTCCccgcgcgcctcctcctcctcgataTCTAGCGTCGACGAGGCCGCGCCGATCATCGCCTTGCCGCTGCTTCCCGATGGCGACGcgggcgccgccgcggccgccgccgtggAGGCCGGCTTCTTCCTGttggctccggctccggcaccTCCCCGgccgcggtggcggtggcgcctCCTCCTCACCCGCCGCATGACGCCCGCGGGGAGCCGGACGGTGACGAGCAGCAGGACGTCGAGCAGCGCCAGCGGGCAGCAGCAGCACACCGCCGCGCAGTTCGCCGCCGCCTGccccgccccctccccgcaccccgGCTGGGGCTCATGCTCGTCCTCGCCGTACCGGTACTCGCGCATGCGCCCCGCTCCGCTCCCGATCGCGAACCTGCCGCCGATGATTCTTTCTTGGAGTCCTTGTCCTTGGTGCGCCCCGGACAGGTGCCACCGGCTGGGCTGCGTTCGTTAACACCCAGCCCAGCCAAGAATCTTAAAAAGAAGATACCCTGCTCTGTGCTCTCGGATGGAGTGATATTAGAGATGGAGGTGTTTAtggttggtggtggtgggggagagcgagagacagagagagggagaggacgaggacgaggacgaggggaTAGAGGCGGCGATGGCGTGCGTGGCATCGGCTTCCTTTTGTTGCTCGCGGCTGCGGCTGCTCCGCGTCTCCCCCGCCAGGAAGGAGAGGAAAAAATCAATCCCCAATTTTCTTCCACCCGTGACGTATTTATCGCTCCCGTTCGCCGGATGGTGACCGCAACTCTGCAAACACACGAAAGATTTTGCACAATTTTGTCGAGACACGGCTGGTTTTGTGACGTCGGAACGCAGGACGCGATGGGGACACCCGAGGGCGCCGTCGCGTGCCCACCGCGGACGGGTGGAGTCCGAGTCTGCTGCGTGCTGGCTCCGGCTAAGCACGAGCGCTCGTGCGCGGCCTGGACGCCTGGTGATTCTGAATCTCTGATGATGGACGAAGCTGACGGCCGAACGCGTTGCCGCTAAGCATTCGCGGTTTTTCTCCGTGACAGGATTTTGGTGTGGATGGATGATGATGTGCTGGTTTGGATGGTGGTATCCGTCATGTTGCGTGATTGATTTACTGATTTTCATTGATTGGGTCAAACGGTGGTGGTTGTGGTCTACAGGGTACAGTAGAGCTGGGGGGCTACAGCCTACAGGGTTGCGCCACTTGGTTGTCGCGCTTAAAACAATGGTAAAATGCCAGCTGGCCATTGCTCTTTGTTCTTCTTCAGCTGTTCATCAAATGATTAAATTTCGAGGAACGGAAGAAAGGACAAGAAGCAAAATAAGCAACGGGCCAAGAACTGAAGAAGCTTCCAGAGGAGTTCATACTACACAAACAGAAAATCAATCAATCACATAAAAAAGCAAAGAAACCGACCACTAAGACGAAGGCGAcagacagcctgttcggttgtctggttcgtatcgttgctggttcgtgaagaattactgctggctggtttgtgtgagagaaaaatactgttccgactggatATTTAAgatcgtttacgacgagccacagccaaacgaacaggcttcgAATCCAGGGTCGCTACAAACCTGGCACACTGTTCATACTCTTCACGTTGTCGCTATTCTTCACCCGGCAGGCCGGTAGGTATAAGGTCAAGATCAGGACGAAATTTTCTACAAGAAACTGGAGTGCAGCGTTTTTGCACTAGTGTAAAAGCATCCACCCTGGCTCAGATTAATAAGTTATGATACAAGTCCATCCACTGGTTGCTATCAGTTTAGAGAGTTACAGAAGCCTAAGTCGAATTTGTTTGTCCTCCATCTTGAAGTGTACACCAGAGAAGAAATCGGATCGGAAACAGTAGCGTACAGGACCTATTGATGACTTGAAGCAAGACCACCAGAAGATAGGTGATCTACCGAAGAAAAAAATCAGCAGATTTGGCTTCAGGTAGTTTCCATCTGATGAAGCAAATTACATGTAGCAGCATCCCATCTCTGATGTCTTGCTACGAAGGATCTGAACAGATGAAACCAAGACAGACTAGCCTGTCAATCATCGCATCTTTAAATAAAGGAACCTGAAACTAGCTGCGCAGATTCACAGATTAGCTTGATTGTCGAGAAGCAAAAGCTGCTTAGCTTCATCGACATGAATCCGGACAACCTCAAGATCTGTTGCCACCTTTTCACCAACGGACAGCATGGGTTCATCCAGACTGCAAGCAGTTAAGCATCTTCTGTCTTGCAGAAGCTCACCCAGCTCCTGCATCGCCTTATTTAGCTTCGACTGAAGTTCGTCCAACTCCCTGGCTTGATACTGCAAGGACTCATTACACACATTGATCTCTTCCTCTTTCAAGTTGACTTGGAAAACACAGTCCTGGTACTCAACCAGAAAGGCCTCCATGTCCTTTGCCCTACCCTCCCAAATCTCTGTCAACGTGTTGTCACGGACAAACTTCTCAATGTCAGCTTCCAGTATGGAGAGGCAGGAATCCTCTATTTCTGCTTCAAGGACTGAAATCTCACAATCAATATAATCAAATTTATTCATGTTTTTTATTTCCTTTTGTACCATGGAGAGCTGTTCGCGGGCATTCTGTAGTTCACACAAAAGCTTCATCCGATCCTCCTCGAATTTCAGCAGGTCGGTTGCCTTGCCATATTTCTTGGGTTTATGCATTGGTGCAGTGGAAATATCCAGGTTATCAATAGCAAACAGGACCTTTTCTTCCTCCTTTCTTTGAGCTTCATAAGAGCGAAGTTTCACTTTAAGGCCATCAATTTTGCTTCTCAACTCAGTTTCAGATTCACGTGCTCTTGTTCTTGCGGCAGATAGTTCGATTTTGCGAGTTTGGAGATGATTCAACTGTTCTTTCTTCTGATTCATTGATTCAAGGCTGGCATCGAACTTGGACTCTGAAAGACTTTTGGTCTTCAAAACCAAGTTCCAACATGATGCTGCAGGCAAGAAATACTTGTCTTCAAAAGCATTTTTCTTCTCCTGTGATTCTGACAGCACAGACTTCAGGACAGTGATGTCTTCCTGACCATGCTGTGCGCCTAGACGCTGAAGCTCAATTCTTGCAGAAAGTTCTTCGGCCTTACCACTAGCCATTTCGAGTACCTTAAAATATTTAACTGCATCCTGAGCAGACACAACCTTATCTTGGACAAGCTCCAGCTTACTCCGAACAATCTGCAGCACTTCTTTCAAAGCTAAAATTGTGGAGTCATGAACATTTTTCACTTCAGGATTCTCAGCTGCTTCACTCATTTCAACATCTTTCTCGTCCAATTGAATCTCCTTTACAGCTTCAGAGTCGCTTTGCTCTAAAATCTTCCGTTTGAATTCATCTCTTTCCTGCATAGCTTTCTCATACAAACCCATAAGTCTATCATTTTCCTCATGCATCTCCTCCAGCTGAAGACGCAATTCAACAGATGTAATTCTTGATAAATTGTCCTCCTTGGTGCATTGTTCATCTACTATCTTAGACTCCTCTGCCACATTGGATGAGTTATGTGCATGCAAATCTGATGTGGCTGCTGGTTGGGCATTCAGCAGATCTTCGTTCACAGGGTTTCGATCTTGATTTGCTTCAACATTGACAACAGCGTTTTCATAGAGTTCAACCAATCTCTTGTGATCCTCAAACAAAACCTTAAGCTGCATCCTCAATTCTTCATTCTCTTTGGCCAAACCAATCGCAGTTTCATGAGCTTCTGCTTCCCGTTGACTTGCAGAAGCTATTGCATCAACCAAAGTCTTAAGTTCCATCTGAGCATCAGACAAGTTATGTAAATCTGCCTCTCCTTGCTCCTGGAGCTGGGCAGCCTTGAACTCTTTATCTGTGTTATCGTTTTTCTTTGTAAGCTCCAATTCTGTGGTCAACTCATTGACATGCCTGCACATTGTTTGATATATCAGGCAATGGCATCAGAACAGTAGCTGATAGCATGGAAACTGAAAGTTCCGTACACGCATAAGCATGATTATAATGCCTAGAGAAACTGGGAACAAACATTGGGTGGAATTCATAGGGAACAATCAACAATAATGTCAGTGTGGAGAAGTGAAACCAAATGATTTAATAAATGATCTACTCATTGGGATTTTTCAAGCATTATGAACGCTCGTTCACGTTACCACACAAGCTTTGAAGCAAAAGAGAAATGCTATAGCCGGTAATGTGGCATATGAGCGGATCGAAGGCAGCATAGCAGAAAGGAGACGAAACTTGAAAATAACAGCCACATGTGTTTCAGAATTTCAATTAACCTGTTTTGTGTAACATACAAGGACTAAATACACTACTCCCTCCAATAAATGTAGAACATTTTAGGATTTTAGAGGGTCAAACACTTATAGTCCTTCAATATATGAAAAGTTACATTGATTGACAACAAGGTTGATGTTACTATATTCAtcatgaaaaatactttcataatatatagCTTTCTCTATCTATTTAGAATTGTATACTTTTCAAAATTACAAGTCAAAGTGTCATATTGGAAACCATGTCCATGTCCTAAACAACTTACCATTTGGAGTCACGGGCAGTATTATTAGCCATCTCTAAAAGCATAAATATCTCAATAGACTATGGAAGAAGGAAACATATTGATTAATAGTAATAAACCTAGTAAGAGCATGCCAAGGTAGGACAAAATGTATACATTTCAAGATTCTCTTTTGCTTCAAGGCAGAAAGTCAATTTTTTACGCAACGACTCAATTTCTCTCTGATTTTGAATAGCCTGCAGTACAAAATCATAAAGTAGTTACAGCCACAAATGAATAAACATAGTAACATACTTATATAAACAAAGGTACAATAAGAGTTTTATATGTCGCAGTAGTATGTTTACACCAACCTGCAAACGAAGAAACTCATTTTCCTCATCACCAGCTGACTCCCCGAATAATGAGAGGCCCTACATAAGTTTTTATAAATATAAGTCAAGTTAAGCATGGATAATTCCATGAAGTAAATATAACCATTTTTTTTGCATATAGTTAGGGATTAGCATCCTTAATTCAGATTTTTTTCATATAGTTATAAGCAAACCTTGTTGATAGGTTCCTTCTCATGCATAAGCTTCCAGTCAAGAGCCTCAAGTagctgcaacaacaacaacaacaacatagcatttcagtcccaagcaagttggggtaggctgcATAGCCTTTCAGCCTCAAGCAGCTGCGAATCAAATTATTAAGTAAGCTCACTACTTCAATGAAGTACCATATTCACATCATTAGAGTCCACCCCAAACAGGATCCAGATGAGTTCGCAATGCAATACCTTATCTTGTAAAACAATGATTTGCTCATGCATCATTTCTCGTTCACCTTCATCAACAAATGACTGCAACCTGATTTTTGCAAGTAACAATAAAAGGCCATTAAAATTCCAACTAAACTCCGAGCAGATAAACTAAAGCACAGACCATAAAGTTTATTTCAGACAATAAAATA harbors:
- the LOC136538039 gene encoding uncharacterized protein; translated protein: MREYRYGEDEHEPQPGCGEGAGQAAANCAAVCCCCPLALLDVLLLVTVRLPAGVMRRVRRRRHRHRGRGGAGAGANRKKPASTAAAAAAPASPSGSSGKAMIGAASSTLDIEEEEARGEAESAAAASELEREIMSSHFYGAGFWRSVSSRSSSSSMRYQ
- the LOC136538040 gene encoding kinesin-like protein KIN-12G, with translation MHLDGVDDKLGSGRCAPSPARFELHEDPSFWKDNNVQVVIRIRPLSGSEVSLQGQKRCVRQDSSQSLTWIGHPESRFTFDLVTDEHVTQEDMFKVAGVPMVENCIAGYNSCMFAYGQTGSGKTHTMLGDIENGTRRNNVNCGITPRVFEHLFTRIQKEKELRRDEKLRFTCKCSFLEIYNEQILDLLNPNSVNLQIREDARKGIHVESLTEHEISNAREALQQLIEGAANRKVAATNMNRASSRSHSVFTCLIESKWESQGINHHRFSRLNLVDLAGSERQKSSGAEGERLKEATNINKSLSTLGLVITNLIAVSNKKSQHVPYRDSKLTFLLQDSLGGNSKTTIIANISPSSCCAAETLSTLKFAQRAKYIRNNAIINEDASGDVLSMRLQIQNLKKVISRLQGQLGSDKTEGIASHGFVCESPSTFKWDQGHGMFTPLTFDKRATQRNNYDAALVAAFRREQEKEAQLKAMIDAKQIAEQLAAQKTEEVRSFKMRLKFREERIKRLEQVASGKLSAEAHLLQEKENLVKELEVLRGQLDRNPEITKFAMENLQLKEELRRLQSFVDEGEREMMHEQIIVLQDKLLEALDWKLMHEKEPINKGLSLFGESAGDEENEFLRLQAIQNQREIESLRKKLTFCLEAKENLEMHVNELTTELELTKKNDNTDKEFKAAQLQEQGEADLHNLSDAQMELKTLVDAIASASQREAEAHETAIGLAKENEELRMQLKVLFEDHKRLVELYENAVVNVEANQDRNPVNEDLLNAQPAATSDLHAHNSSNVAEESKIVDEQCTKEDNLSRITSVELRLQLEEMHEENDRLMGLYEKAMQERDEFKRKILEQSDSEAVKEIQLDEKDVEMSEAAENPEVKNVHDSTILALKEVLQIVRSKLELVQDKVVSAQDAVKYFKVLEMASGKAEELSARIELQRLGAQHGQEDITVLKSVLSESQEKKNAFEDKYFLPAASCWNLVLKTKSLSESKFDASLESMNQKKEQLNHLQTRKIELSAARTRARESETELRSKIDGLKVKLRSYEAQRKEEEKVLFAIDNLDISTAPMHKPKKYGKATDLLKFEEDRMKLLCELQNAREQLSMVQKEIKNMNKFDYIDCEISVLEAEIEDSCLSILEADIEKFVRDNTLTEIWEGRAKDMEAFLVEYQDCVFQVNLKEEEINVCNESLQYQARELDELQSKLNKAMQELGELLQDRRCLTACSLDEPMLSVGEKVATDLEVVRIHVDEAKQLLLLDNQANL